The Candidatus Sphingomonas colombiensis genome contains the following window.
TAACCACCGCCCAACGCAGAAATGACATGCGCAACTGCGCCTTCGACGCCAACCCTCCCACAGTGCCTCCCTGTTTCTATTTGGTTCGGCGAACCTGCCGTGCGGCACGAAGCGCGTAAACCATTTATCGACGCGGAAGATCGCGGGATTGCGTCAATCCCGGACAGCGGCGATTAGGAATTCCACGTTGCCCTCCGGTCCGGTGATCGGGCTGCGCTCGATCCCTAGCACTCGCCATCCCCGCCCGGTGAACCACGCCGCCACCTCATCGCAGACCCGTGCGTGGATCGCGGGATCGCGCACCACGCCACCCTTGCCCACTTCCTCGCGTCCTGCCTCGAACTGCGGCTTGATCAGCGCCAGCGCGCGCGCATTGGGCGCGGCGAAGCCAAATGGCACATCGAGGACTTTGGGCAGCGAGATAAAGCTCGCGTCGCATACGATCAGATCCACCGGCTCCGGAATATGCGCCGCCGTCAGGATCCGCGCGCTGGTCTGCTCATGGACGATGACCCGATCGTCCTGGCGCAGTTTCCAAGCGAGCTGATTGGTACCGCTATCAACCGCATAGACCCGCGCCGCGCCGCGCGTCAGCAGCACATCGGTGAAGCCCCCGGTTGAGGAGCCGACGTCGATCGCCACCGCCCCGTTCACCTCCCAGCCGAAGTGATCGAGCCCGTGCGCGAGCTTGATCCCACCACGCGACACCCATGGGTGATCCCGGCCGCGCACATCCAGCACCACATCGGGGGCCAGTTGCTGGCCGGGTTTATCCACCTTGCGGTCGGCGATGAAAACCAGCCCCGCCATGATGAGCGCCTGCGCACGGGTTCGCGATTCGGCGAGCCCGCGATCGACGAGCAATTGATCCGCACGCACCTTTGCCATGCCCCGCTATCGCCTCTCGATCGGTTCGTCGCAACCCGCCTTCCACCGGGCGCGCGCGATTGCGCGTTCTATTGCCCATGGATTTAGTAGGAATATATTGAAATCAGAGGTCGCGGGCTGGCTGTACCCTAGAATGGCGGTCCGCGGCCTCGCCCACGCGACGAGGAATACCTAATCATGGGTCCGTTCTCATCCGATCTATCGCGACGACCGACGGTTCTTACCGTCCCCGGTCTGAATGGCTCCGGACCATCGCATTGGCAGACTTTGTGGGAACGCTCACGCCCCGACACGATGCGAATCGAGCTTGGCATGTGGAACACGCCGCATCGCAATTCCTGGGTGACGAAGATCGATCAGGCCATCGCCTCGGCCCGCGCGCCGGTGATCCTTGTCGGCCACAGCCTCGGCTGCATCGCGATCGCTTGGTGGGCGACGCTCAGTCCGCAGCCCTATGGCTGGCCGGTCGCCGGTGCGTTGCTGGTCGCCCCGGCCGATGTTGATCGCAGCAAAGCACCGGCCGAGATCGCCGGCTTCGCGCCCATCCCGAAAACGCCCTTGCCCTTCCCCTCGATCGTCGTTGCAAGCAGCAATGACCCATGGGTGGCAAGCGAGCGAGCGCACAGCATCGCGGCCGATTGGGGCAGCCATTTCATCGATTTAGGCGCGCGCGGCCATATCAACGCGGCGAGCGGCCTCGGCTGGTGGCCGGAAGGACAGGAATTGCTCGAACGGGTGATTCTTGCCTCTGGCGGCCCGCGCGGCGAAGCGCGCTCCCCCGGCGACGCACGGGCGATATTGGCGCGGGAAGGAACAGGCTCCGCGGCCCCGCAGCCTCTTCGTCCATAGCAAGGCAGCGGCAGAACTACCGGATGGTGATCAGGCCTCGTCCGAATCCTTCAGCGCGGCCGCCCGTTCGCGCGCAGCCCGCATCCGCCGCCACAACGAGAGGTTGAAACACCCGAGTGCGACGACCATCAGCGCCGTCGCAAGGATCACCTTGGTCCAGCCGCTCACGCCAGTGCGCCGAGCGCCCCGGCCTCGTTCCAGCGCAACGCCTTCAATACCGTATCGACGATATGGTCGGCATCGAGACCGGCCTCGGCATATTGCACGTCCGGCTTGTCCTGATCCTGAAACACATCGGGCAAGCGCATAGTGCGCAGCTTCAGCCCGCCGTCGATCAGCCCGGCATCTGATGCCAGCGTCAGGACGTGTGCGCCCAGACCACCGATCGCCCCCTCCTCGATCGTCACCGCGACTTCATGCGTGGTCAGCAGGCGGCGGATCAATTCCTCGTCCAGCGGTTTGGCGAAGCGCAGATCGGCAACGGTGGTCGAGAGGCCCTTCGCCTCCAGCGCGTCAGCAGCCTTCAGCGCCTCAGCGAGCCGGGTGCCGAGCGACAAGATCGCCACGGTTTTGCCCTCACGCACGACGCGGCCCTTGCCGATCGTCAGCAGTTCCGGCGTTTCGGGCAGCGCGACCCCGGTGCCGTTGCCGCGCGGATAGCGCACCGCGATCGGCCCGCTGTCATGCTCGACACAGGTATGGACCATATGGACCAGTTCCGCCTCATCGGCCGCGGCCATCACGACGAAATTGGGCAGCGACGCCAGATAGGTGACGTCGAAACTGCCGGCATGGGTCGCGCCATCCGCGCCAACCAGCCCGGCGCGATCGATCGCGAAGCGCACCGGCAGATTCTGGATCGCCACATCGTGCACGACCTGATCATAAGCGCGCTGGAGGAAGGTCGAATAGATCGCGCAGAACGGCCGCATTCCCTGCGCGGCGAGCCCTGCGGCGAAAGTGACCGCGTGCTGCTCCGCAATACCTACGTCGAACGCGCGATCGGGGTGACGTTTCGCGAACCGATCGACGCCCGTGCCCGACGGCATCGCGGCGGTGATCGCACAAATGCGTGGATCGCTATCCGCCTCGTTCGCCAAAGCATCGCCGAACACATTCTGATACGACGGCGGCCCCGGCGGTGCCTTGGCCTGTGCGCCGGTGATCACATCAAACTTCTGAACGCCGTGATATTTGTCCGCCGCCGCCTCGGCCGGGGCATAGCCGTTGCCCTTCTTGGTCACGACATGGACGAGGATCGGGCCCTCTTTGGCGTCGCGTACATTCTCCAGCACCGGGATCAGATGATCGAGGTTATGCCCGTCGATCGGCCCGACGTAATAGAAGCCGAGTTCCTCGAACAACGTACCGCCCATCGTCATGCCGCGGGCGAATTCGTCGGTCTTGCGCGCGGCATTGTGAAACGGGCGCGGCAGCCTGCGCGCGATGCGCTTCATCACCTCGCGCAGCGACAGGAACTCGCGGCTGGAGGCGATCCGCGACAGATAGGCCGAAAGGCCGCCGACCGGCGGCGCGATCGACATGTCGTTATCGTTGAGGATCACGATCAGCCGGTTGCCGGCGGCTTCGGCGTTGTTCATCGCCTCATAGGCCATGCCGGCGGACATCGCACCGTCGCCGATCACGGCGATTCCCTTGCCCGGCGTACCGGCAAGCTTGTTGGCAATGGCAAAGCCCAGTGCTGCCGAAATCGACGTGGAGGAATGCGCCGCGCCGAACGGATCATATTCGCTCTCGCTGCGCTTGGTGAAGCCGGAAAGCCCACCGCCCTGCCGCAGGGTGCGGATACGATCGCGCCGCCCCGTCAGGATTTTATGCGGATAGCATTGATGACCGACGTCCCAGATCAACCGATCGCGCGGGGTATCAAAGACATAGTGAATCGCGGTGGTAAGTTCGACCACGCCAAGGCCGGAACCAAGGTGTCCACCAGTTTCACCCACGGCGGAGATGGTCTCCGCGCGCAATTCGTCGGCCAGTTGCCGCAACCGCTCGGGCGGCAGCCGGCGAAGGTCGCCCGGCGTCGCGATCGTATCGAGCAACGGCGTTTCGGGAAGATCGGTCATCCGGCGCTCCTACTCCACGCGAAAACCGGTGTCGATTGCGACAGTTGGCGGATCAATCCGCCGCCCGCGTGCATTCCGCGCAAACCCCGCGCACTTCGATCACCGGCCGCACCGGCGAAAAACCCGCGCCTTCCGCCGCATGGCGCACCGCGCGGGTGAGCTGATCGTCATCGAGATGGGTGGTCTGCCCGCACGAATCGCACACCAGAAATATGCAGTCGTGCTGACAATCCGGATGTGCGTTGGCGACATAGGCGTTCGCGCTTTCCACCCGTCGTGCCAGATTCGCGCCGACGAACAGATCGAGGATGCGATAAATGCTGTTGGCGGCAATCCGACGGCCTTCGCGCTTCGACACCGCATCGGCGATGTCATAGGCGGAAGCCGGCTTCTCGAACCCGGCGAGCGCGCCGAACACGCTTGCGCGCATCGCGGTCCATTGCTCACCGGAACGCTCCAGCGTGTGCTGCGCCGCGCGCGCCAGATCCTCGCCCTGCGGCTCGAGGTGATGATGATGGGCATGGCCAGACATGGAGCAAAAATAGGCCTACTGGCATCGCGGGACAACCCGCCCGACGCGTCAGTTTTCCGCGCGACGATTCAGATCATGGCCGAATGCGAGAATACCGACGCCGATCACCGTCCACAGCGCCTCCGCATGGCCGCCATTATGCGGCAGGGTCATCGCGCCAGCCATGATGCCAAGCCCGAGCGACCCCATCGCCAGCGGCATCAGATAGCCATGGTGCAGCACGCCCCGCCCGAGCGCGAACGCGCCCAGCCCGATCGCGATCCCCAAGCCCACCTCGTGAAAGATCGGATTGCCTAACAAGCCGCCCACGGTGGAAAGCATCGCCACCAGCACCGCGCTCGCAAGACAATGCACGACGCACAGCCCCGACAGCGCGATCGCGAACCGATCGAGCGACCCAAGATAGCCGAGGCGAGTCGTGGAATTCATCCGGCGCCGCATGTAGCGCGGGTGGAGCGAGGTTACAATATCACATCACTCAAAAAATATGTGCTCGACAACATCGTCAGCGCTCAGCTTGGCAGGCTTGCCGGGGTGGGCTAGTGCCAACGCATGTTGCAGCCCACCCCGGGATATGTTTCCACCGCCCGCCCGGCGGCCCTCGCTCGCTGGCTATGGTGCGTCGCCGCGTTGATCGTCGCGATGGTGGTGGTCGGGGGTATCACCCGCCTCACCGAATCCGGCCTGTCGATGACCCGATGGAACCCGATCAGCGGCATCATCCCTCCGCTGAACGACGCCCAGTGGCAGGTGGAGTTCGCGAATTACAAGAAAATACCTGAGTATCAGAAGCTTAACAGCAATATGACGCTCGCCGGCTTCAAGGCGATCTTCTTCTGGGAATATATCCACCGGGTGCTTGGCCGGGTTATCGGGATGGCCTTCGCGTTGCCACTGATCTGGTTCGCGGTGAAGCGTCAGATGCCGCGCGGCTATGGCTTGCGTCTGAGTGCGATTCTGGCGCTTGGCGGGCTACAGGGCGCGATCGGCTGGTGGATGGTCAGCTCGGGGCTGTCGGTGCGCACCGACGTCAGCCATATCCGGCTCGCGATTCACCTGCTGACCGCGCTTGTCATCCTCGCCGGCATTGTCTGGACCGCGCTTGATCTCGGCGCATTGGCCCGCGATCCGCTTTCCCGACCGGCGCGGCTCCGCCCCCTCGCCGTATTCGCGCTCCTGCTGCTCGCGGCACAGATCATGTATGGCGCATTCACCGCCGGGCTTGACGCTGGCTATGCCTTCGCGAGCTGGCCGCTGATGGGCGACACCTGGTTCCCCGCCGACGTGCCGATGATGACCCCCGCGCTCGCCAACGCGGTCGACAATCCGATCGTCGTGCAGTTCATCCACCGCTGGCTCGCGTTCGTCGCGGCGGCGGCATTGTTCTGGCTCGCGCTTCGGGCCGGGCGCCCAATGGGCACGGTAGTCGTACTGCTCGTCGTGTTGCAGGTTTCGCTTGGCATCGCGACGCTATTGACCGGGGTACAGATCGGCGTTGCGGTGACGCATCAGGCGAACGCCGCGCTATTGCTGATCGCCGCCGTCGGCGCGGCCCACACGATCGGCACGCGGCGGCGGTGAACAATATCGCGATCGTTCAGGTCACCTGCCCGGATACGGCGACCGCCGAAACGATCGCGCGCACCCTGATCTACGAACGACTGATCACCTGCGCCAATATCTTCGACAAGGGCCTTTCGCTGTATCGTTGGCAGGGCGCCATCATGCAGGGCGACGAGGTGGTGATGCAGCTCAAGACCGCGCCCATCGCCATTCCCGCGATCCGGACGCGTATCGCCGCCCTTCACCCCTATGACCTCCCGGCGATCGAGCATTGGCAGGCCACCGTCACTGAGCAGCTCGCCGAATGGGTCGCCGACGGGATCGAAGCGTAACGCCGGCCCCGCCGAAAACCACTTTCGAGCCAGTGGCATTATATTACCCGTCACGGATCGCCCGGAAATCTTGACTTCCCGCGCCTCTTGAAGCATTGGCCGCCCGTCGGCGCTGCGCCCTCGGGTGCGGCGTCCTTTCGTTTTGATGAGGTCGAACAGCCATGAAGGCGCTGATGAAGACCACCAAGTCGGCCAAGCCGCATGAGGTGGAAAAGAAGTGGCATATCGTCGATGCCGACGGCCTGGTGGTCGGTCGCGCGGCGGTTGTGATCGCCAACGTCCTGCGCGGCAAGCACAAGACGAGCTTCACCCCGCACGTCGATTGCGGTGACAATGTCATCGTCATCAACGCGGACAAGATCCGTTTCACCGGCAACAAGCTGGCGGACAAGGTCTATTACAAGCACACCGGTTACGCCGGCGGCATCAAGGGCATCACCGCCGAGAAGGTGCTGGAAGGTCGCTTCCCGGAGCGCGTTCTCGAAAAGGCTGTTGAGCGCATGATCCCGCGCGGCCCGCTCGGCCGCCAGCAGATGCGCAACCTGCGCATCTTCGCCGGCAGCGAGCACCCGCATGAGGCGCAGAACCCGGAGCCGCTCGACATCGCCGGCATGAACCGCAAGAACAAGGTGGGCGCATAATGTCTGACAATCGCCAGTCCCTCGCCGACCTCGGCGCCGCGCTCAACCAGCAGCGCGAGGAAGCCGTCGCCGTGTCGGAAGACAAGGCCGAAGCGTATCTCGCCGGCCAGATCGACGAGCCGGTGCAGCGCGCGCCGCTCCGCGCCCAGGAACTCGACAAGTACGGTCGCGCCTATGCGACCGGTCGTCGTAAGGACGCCGTCGCACGCGTCTGGCTGAAGCCGGGCTCGGGCAAGATCACGATCAACGGCCGTGATCAGGAAATCTATTTCGCGCGTCCGACGCTGCGTCTCGTCATCAACCAGGTGTTCGGCATCACCGAGCGCGAAGGTCAGTATGACGTGATCTGCACCGTCAAGGGCGGCGGCCTCTCCGGTCAGGCCGGCGCGGTTAAGCATGGCATCAGCCAGGCGCTGACCAAGTTCGAGCCGGTCCTGCGTTCGCCGGTGAAGGCCGCGGGCTTCCTGACCCGCGACAGCCGCACCGTGGAGCGTAAGAAGTACGGCCGTGCCAAGGCACGTCGTAGCTTCCAGTTCTCGAAGCGCTAAAGGTTCGGGCGGCTCCTCCGGGGGCTTGTACGACACGCAAAGGGGCGGTCCGGCAACGGGCCGCCCTTTTTCGTTTCGCACCCGCATGATCGCAGGATTGAACTTTTCTTTCGACCGGTCTGTATTATCGTCCCGCGGCGGCCGGGAGGGAAAATATGACGGACTCGATGCTTACGCGCGCTTATCGCCTTGTGAGCGCAAGTGCGGACGCCGCGCTTGAAGCAGCCGAACGTTTCAGCGGAGATGCGCTGGTCCGGGAAGCGATCCGCGATATGGATCACGCGATCGACGCTCTTAAGCGCGAACGCCGGGCGGCCACGGAGCGCCTCGCCTCGATCGAGCAGGACCGCGCGACCTCCCACGAACGCCTCGCAACCCTGACCGAGCAGGCGCGCTACGCTCTCGATCGTGATCGCCCTGATCTGGCAGAACGCGCCGTCGCCGCGCGGATCGATGTAGAGGCCGGGATCACCGCCTTCGACAGACGGCAGGCAGAAACTGAGGCCGCACGCGCCCAGGCAGAGGCGGCACTAGCCGACGCGTCCGCTCGTCGCGTACGAATGGACCTTCCGAGCGCGGCACCAGAAAGCAGCGCCCCCGCACTCGACGCGCGGGTCGCCCGTGCGCAGGCAGGCTTCGAGCGAGCCCAAACACTCGCCGCCGCCCGGCATGCCGAACTGCCCGGTCTCGGCGAAATTGAGGCGTTGCGACGCGAGGAACGTATCGCCGCCGATATGGGCGCCTTGCGCGCGGAGCGTCGGAAACCGGCGCCACGGGCGAGCTAAATATGATGCAATATCTTATAATTTAACAATTTCAGGAGCATCCGCTTCCCAGAGTTTCGTCGATGCTCAAGCCGCTACATCCTGACGACACGATCGCACAGCCGCTCCGCCTCCGCGTCGTCATGCGTGACGAGTAGCAGCGGCAGCGCAGTTTCATCGCGAACTCGCTCGATCAGCCGCATCGCCTCTTCCCGCCGCGCCGCGTCCAGCGACGACAGCGGCTCGTCCAGCAACAGGAAATCCGGATCTGACAGCAACGCGCGACCGATCGCCACGCGTCGCGCCTCTCCACCCGACAAAGCACGCGGCCAGCGATCCAGCAGATGCGCGATATCGAGCGACTCCGCGATCGGCTGAAGCCTTACCTCGTCCACAGCGCCATAAAGCAAATTGCGCCGCACACTGAGATGCGGAAACAATCGTCCGTCCTGAAAGACATAGCCCACGCGACGACGATGCGGCGCAACCTCCGTCCGCGCTTCGCGATCAACCAGCGTGCGGCCATTGACGCGGACATGCCCGCGATCGGGGAGCAGCAACCCGGCGATCATATCCAGCACGCTGGTCTTGCCGACGCCTGATGGCCCTACCAGCGCGACCGCGCGCTCTTCCGCCGCGAAAGCGACGCCCACCACCCCGTCGCCCCGTCGCAGCGTCACGTCGATATCAAAGGACATGCACGCCTCGCCCTGCCCGACGCGCCAGCCATTCTGAGGCGAGCAGCGCGATCAGGCTGATCGCCACCGATATCGCCGCAAGCTGCCACACCGCCGTCTCGCCGCCTGGCCGCTGGAGCGCGGCATAGATGGCGAGCGGCAATGTCTCTGTCTCGCCCGGCACGTTCGAGACGAAGGTGATCGTCGCGCCGAACTCGCCCAACGCGCGGGCGAAAGCGAGCGTCGCGCCGGCCAGCACGCCCGGCCAGCACAACGGCAATGTAATCGTGCGGAACGTGCGCCAGCGGCCTGCGCCAAGCGTCCGCGCCGCATCCTCCAGCCGCTGATCGACCGCCTCCAGCGACAGCCGGATCGCGCGCACCGCGAGCGGCAACGCCATCACTGCCGCCGCGATCGCCGCGCCGGTCCAGCGGAACAACACCGTCACGCCGAACCAATGCTGCAGCGGAGCGCCGATTGGTCCATTAGGCGCAAAGGCGAGCAGCAGCACCCAGCCGGTCACGACGGGGGGCACCACCAGCGGCAGATGGATCAGCGCGTCGAGCAAAGTGCGTCCCGGAAAACGCCCGCGTGCAAGGAGCCACGCAAACACGAACGCGACCGGGAGCACCGCCAGCGTCCCCACGCCGCCCACCAGCAGCGATAGCGTGACGATCGGCCAGACGCCCTCCGCCATCAGGGCCGCGTGAAACCGAAGCGTGCGAAGATCGCTTGGCCGCGTGCGCCAAGCAGAAAGCGGCGAAACCCTTCCGCTTCCGCGGTGCGCGATGCGGCAAGCCGCGCGATCGGGTAGCGGATCGGCGCATGGCTCGATGCGGGAAATATGCCCGCGACACGCACCTTGCTCGAGGCACGCGCGTCGGTTTCGTAGACGATACCGAACGGCGCCGCACCACGCTCGACCAGCGCCAGCGCCGCGCGGACGTTCTCTGCGCGCACGACATGCGGCGCGACCGCGCTCCACGCCCCGAGCTTCTCCAGCGCCGCCTGCCCATATTTTCCGGCCGGCACAGCGGCGGGATCGGCCATCGCCACCGGGCCACGCGCGAGCGTCGTACCGAGCGTCCGCGCGGTGAGCCGGGTGCGCCCCTTCGTTGGCTCGACCACCACCAGCCGGTTCCCGACGAGATCGGCACGAGTATTGCGCGCAAGCAGCCCCTTAGAGCCAAGCGCATCCATCCATTCCTCATCGGCGGACACGAACAGATCCGCCGGCGCGCCCGCAATTACCTGCCGCGCCAGCGCCGAGGATGCCGCAAAGGAAACCACCGGCCGCGCATGTCCTGCCCCCGCCCATTCATCAGCCACAGCGTTCATCGATTCCTGAAGCGAGGCCGCCGCCAGGACGAGCGGCGCGCGTGGCTGCGCGATCGCGGGCGTCGCAAACGCGGCGATCGCGAAAAGAACGATGCGGCGCGTCAGTCTCATCCGTCACCCCGGATTAGTTTCGGGGCCGACAGCGCCCCGCTCCGATCGTTTGTGCGGCACGGTGGGCGCGGGAACAAGTGCGAGGCGACAATTGCCCTAACGCGCGCCTCGGGCTGGCCAGAGGCGGATGCGTCGCCCTTAGCCCTCGTCGCCCATGCGCAGCGCCGCGATAAAGGCTTCCTGCGGAATCTGCACGGAGCCGTATTCGCGCATCCGCTTCTTGCCTTCCTTCTGCTTGTCCAGCAGCTTCCGCTTGCGGCTGATGTCGCCGCCATAGCATTTCGCGGTAACGTCCTTGCGCATCGCTGCGATCGTCTCACGCGCGATCACCTTGCCACCGATCGCCGCCTGAATCGGAATCTTGAACAAGTGGCGCGGGATCAGATCCTTGAGCCGTTCACACATGCCGCGCCCGCGCGTTTCCGCGGTGCCGCGATGGACGATCATGCTCAGCGCATCGACCGGCTCGCTGTTGACGAGGATGCTCATCTTCACGAGATCGCCATCGCGATAGCCGATCTGGTGATAGTCGAAGCTGGCGTAGCCGCGACTGATCGATTTCAGGCGATCGTAGAAATCGAAAACCACTTCGTTGAGCGGCAGTTCATACGTCACCTGCGCGCGCCCGGCGACATAGGTCAGGTTCTTCTGGATGCCGCGCCGATCCTGGCACAGCTTGAGGATCGAGCCGAGATATTCGTCGGGGCAATAGATCGTCGCCTCGATCCACGGCTCGGCGATGCTCTCGATCTTGTTCGGATCGGGCATGTCGGCCGGATTGTGCAGCTCGATATGGCCGCCGTCATGGGTCAGCTCGATCTGATAAACCACCGATGGCGCGGTGGTGATGAGATCGAGGTCATATTCGCGCGTCAGCCGCTCCTGAATGATCTCCAGATGCAGCAGCCCGAGGAAGCCGCAGCGGAAGCCAAAGCCGAGCGCGGCGGAGGTTTCCATCTCGAAACTGAACGACGCATCATTGAGCCGCAGCTTGCTGATCGATTCGCGCAGTTTCTCGAAATCGTTCGCGTCGATCGGGAACAACCCGCAGAACACCACCGGCTGCACTTCCTTGAAACCCGGGAGTGCCTGTGTCGCCGGACGCTTGGCGTCGGTCAGCGTATCGCCGACGCGGGCCTGCGCCACATCCTTGATCTGCGCAGTGATGAAGCCGATTTCGCCCGGCCCGAGATCGGTCAATTGTTCGATTTTGGGACGGAAGCAGCCGACGCGATCGACCAGATGCTGCGTTCCGGCCTGCATGAACGTCACCTGCTGGCCCTTGCGCAGCACGCCGTCGATTACACGGACGAGGATGACGACGCCCAGATACGGATCATACCAGCTATCGACTAGCATCGCCTTCAGCGGCGCGGAGGCATCGCCCTTCGGCGCCGGAATGCGCTCCACCACCGCGTCGAGAATCTCCTCGATGCCAATGCCGGATTTCGCGGAAGCGAGAATCGCGTTCGACGCATCGAGGCCGATGACATCCTCGATCTCGGCCCGCACCTTCTCCGGCTCGGCGGCGGGAAGATCGATCTTGTTGATCACCGGCACGATCTCATGGTCGTGCTCGATCGACTGATAGACGTTGGCGAGCGTCTGCGCCTCCACGCCTTGCGCCGCGTCGACCACCAGCAGCGCGCCCTCGCACGCCGCGAGGCTGCGCGACACTTCATAAGCGAAATCGACGTGGCCGGGCGTGTCCATCAGGTTGAGAACATGGCCTTTCCACTCAAGCCGCACGGTCTGCGCCTTGATGGTGATGCCGCGCTCCTTCTCGATATCCATGTTATCGAGCACCTGCGCGGACATCTCCCGGTCGGTCAGGCCGCCGGTGCGCTGGATCAACCGATCGGCAAGCGTCGACTTGCCATGATCGATATGGGCGATGATCGAAAAGTTGCGGATGCGGTCAAGCGGCGTGGTCATGATGAAAGCGCCTCTAGGCGGCGGCGAGACATGCGTCAAAGGCCGCGCTGGCGACTTGTTTCCGCTGGTGTTAAGCGCATGAGAACAAAGATGTGAACAACAAGGGCCGCATCGTTCTGGCTTGCACCGCAAATGGTGGCATTACTCGGGGAGTGTGAGATGTTGAGGAAATTTGCGTTGGTCGCCGCGGGCTCGGCGATCGCATTGGTTGCGTCATCGGCCAACGCCCAGAAGCTTGCCAAGCCCTCGTCCGGCCAGCGCCTGCAGGAGCAGACCGCCAATGACGTGCCGCGCTGCTTCCGCAAGCTCGGCACGCTGTCAATCGTCGACGGCGATGATCCCCGGCCGTGGACCCAGTACAGCCTCGCGGCGCCGTCGAAGCTGCTGAAGGTGCTGGTCCAGCGTTCGGGCTGCTTCAACCTCGTCGATCGCGGCAGTGGCCTTCAGGCCGCGCAGCGCGAGCGTGACATCGGCAACGATCTGGGTCTTCAGCGCCGCTCGAATGTCGGCCAGGGCCAGATCAAGGCGGCCGATTATGTGTTGGTCGCGGAAATTCAGGGCGCCAATTCGAACGTCTCCGGCGGCGGTGCGGCAGCCGGCATCGGCGGCCTGATCGGCGGCCGTTTCGGCGCGCTGGCCGGCGGTCTGCGCAGCAAGAAGTCTGAAGCGAATACCGTGCTGTCGATCACCAACGTCCGCACCACCGAAACGATCGCGACCGCCGAGGGCTATGCGGCGAAGAATGACATGTCGTTCGGCGGCGGCGGCGGCACCGGCTTCTTCGGCGGTGGGATCGCGGCGGTCGGCGGCGGTTACGACAACACCGATATCGGCCGCATGGTCACGCTGTCGTTCATTCAGGCCTATTCGAAGCTGGTGACGGAACTCGGCCTGGTGCAGCCCGGTCAGGAGGGCACCGCCGAGGCTGCACCGAAAAAGACTTACACCACCGAAGGCCCGGTCGCGATGCGTGCCAGCGCGCTCGCCACCGCCAAGGCGATCCGCACGCTCCCGCCGGGCGCGATCGTCTATCCCACCGGCAAGCAGAATGGCCTGTGGTGGGAAGTCGCCGACGAGAATGACAATGTCGGCTGGGTGCTGAACACGAAGCTGGCGCCGTCGCGCTAACCTTAGCGAGTTGGAGCCCGGCGCGTCAGGCGCGCGTCGGGCTCAATTCCATCCCTGCCCGCGTGAGCGCGGCGAGCACGTTTTCATAACGCGCCTCCCCCGATCCGCTCACCATCTCCCACCGCACGCCGCGCCGATCGAGTTCGGCCTTCGACAGATCGAAGAAGCGCTGTCGTTCAGCCGCCGTGCCGAACATGCGCGTGCCATCCTCGATCCATGGCAGATCGATGTCGAACAACAGATAGAGATCGGCGGTATTGTCCCACCGCGCGAACCATGGATCGCGTCGACCGAACATCATGTCCGCCCACACCGCGCTCATCAATGCATCGGTATCGACGATCACCGGGAAACGCCCGGCATCGCATGCCGCGCGCACCTGCAAATCCTGCGTATGCGCGATCATCACCAGATCGGACAT
Protein-coding sequences here:
- a CDS encoding CsgG/HfaB family protein, which codes for MLRKFALVAAGSAIALVASSANAQKLAKPSSGQRLQEQTANDVPRCFRKLGTLSIVDGDDPRPWTQYSLAAPSKLLKVLVQRSGCFNLVDRGSGLQAAQRERDIGNDLGLQRRSNVGQGQIKAADYVLVAEIQGANSNVSGGGAAAGIGGLIGGRFGALAGGLRSKKSEANTVLSITNVRTTETIATAEGYAAKNDMSFGGGGGTGFFGGGIAAVGGGYDNTDIGRMVTLSFIQAYSKLVTELGLVQPGQEGTAEAAPKKTYTTEGPVAMRASALATAKAIRTLPPGAIVYPTGKQNGLWWEVADENDNVGWVLNTKLAPSR
- a CDS encoding ATP-binding protein, translating into MTLRTICLHGPESTGKSTTTVRLARHFGTPVVAEFGRTYCERYGVDLTMSDLVMIAHTQDLQVRAACDAGRFPVIVDTDALMSAVWADMMFGRRDPWFARWDNTADLYLLFDIDLPWIEDGTRMFGTAAERQRFFDLSKAELDRRGVRWEMVSGSGEARYENVLAALTRAGMELSPTRA